A single Cucumis melo cultivar AY chromosome 4, USDA_Cmelo_AY_1.0, whole genome shotgun sequence DNA region contains:
- the LOC103503073 gene encoding uncharacterized protein LOC103503073, producing the protein MIVYSYLLDLHLRLRQNPRTMSLSSWFRRRLLRENGQFTGASIPLQQSHHEKEERFLGVTDRLIEFVKSFTFDTFKNFPLLDEGEAAHGDENLSDWQERHAVLVLSKVKEISQLRYKLCPGHLKEQQFWKIYFALVKSLVFEYELRAIQLDKLKRMALGNEQPSNNTPYEVEMSETNTAYH; encoded by the exons ATGATAGTATATTCCTATCTTCTTGATTTACACCTCAGATTACGACAAAACCCACGAACAATGAGTTTATCTTCTTGGTTTCGACGAAGACTTTTGAGGGAAAACGGCCAGTTTACCGGAGCTTCCATTCCTTTACAACAATCCCATCATGAGAAAGAAGAGCGATTCCTCGGAGTCACTGACAGATTGATCGAATTTGTCAAGTCCTTCACTTTCGACACCTTCAAGAACTTTCCTCTTCTTG ATGAAGGGGAAGCAGCTCATGGTGATGAGAATCTCTCGGATTGGCAGGAGCGACATGCAGTTCTTGTGTTGTCAAAAGTCAAG GAAATTTCCCAACTAAGATATAAGCTATGCCCTGGACACTTGAAGGAACAACAATTCTGGAAAATATACTTCGCCCTTGTTAAGAGCCTTGTGTTTGA ATATGAACTGCGTGCAATTCAACTTGATAAACTTAAGAGGATGGCTTTAGGGAATGAGCAACCTTCCAACAACACTCCATATGAAGTTGAAATGTCGGAGACGAATACTGCATATCATTGA
- the LOC103503072 gene encoding cyclin-dependent kinase inhibitor 3, translating to MGKYFKKSKLTLMELSPHSSPPLRTRAAKTLALQRLNKSSLSSSSSSSSSSYLKLRSRRLQKPPILRQKPHTDDDCCRARLSLQSSSEKRNLSLGQSQTGNVWDVEDCFREFGGDNWGTAGKIHSSVARDSSTNETSHSTRMETILSSTKSSVEMELLKSFPTASDIEEFFAHEELWHQRTFVQKYNFDIASDMPLQGRYEWVKVVP from the exons ATGGGGAAGTACTTTAAGAAATCCAAGCTTACCCTCATGGAACTCTCACCACACTCCTCTCCCCCACTCCGTACTAGAGCCGCTAAAACCCTTGCCTTACAACGCCTTAACaaatcttccctttcttcttcttcttcttcttcttcttcttcttacttGAAGCTTCGTAGCCGCCGCCTTCAGAAACCTCCCATACTTAGGCAGAAGCCGCACACGGACGACGACTGTTGCAGAGCTCGCTTAAGTCTTCAATCTTCCTCGGAGAAGAGGAACCTTAGTCTGGGACAATCACAGACTGGAAATGTCTGGGATGTCGAGGATTGTTTTCGCGAATTTGGAGGTGATAATTG GGGTACTGCAGGAAAAATACATAGCAGCGTAGCTAGGGATTCAAGCACCAACGAAACATCTCACTCAACAAGGATGGAAACAATTTTAAGTTCAACCAAATCAAGTGTAGAGATGGAGTTGCTTAAAAGCTTCCCTACTGCCAGCGATATAGAGGAGTTCTTTGCACACGAAGAGCTATGGCATCAAAGAACGTTTGTTCAAAA GTATAATTTTGACATTGCAAGTGATATGCCTCTGCAAGGACGATATGAATGGGTGAAAGTGGTTCCGTAA